Proteins encoded within one genomic window of Candidatus Binataceae bacterium:
- a CDS encoding SPOR domain-containing protein has protein sequence MRFDIGPGGGFLILVGLLGLSAAVFFLGMISGREMAQTEQGQTQLASVYPMPAGAPAAPPQAAAPEAPAPIAPATAKPPAQEASSTDRTAVPPAPAAVKPARAHKAPPPRPTLASAPMQHPEAPAAEESDSDSASDSATDETDSGASEGEATAAPARRAAPHGKGYNIVIDAAMDHAAANKMASRLLALGYIAHISTTQINGQTWYRVQVGPYPTADDARAAQGQLRAAYTSRYVNRAGASSAASSRGTAASNNASSTDSEDTDTNDSGSDDNSGDSDSAQSAPTD, from the coding sequence ATGCGTTTTGACATCGGACCGGGCGGTGGATTCTTAATCCTGGTGGGATTGCTGGGGCTTTCAGCTGCGGTGTTCTTCCTCGGGATGATCTCCGGGCGCGAGATGGCGCAAACCGAGCAGGGCCAGACCCAGCTTGCGAGCGTCTATCCCATGCCGGCCGGCGCGCCTGCCGCGCCGCCGCAGGCTGCCGCGCCCGAGGCTCCCGCTCCGATCGCCCCGGCCACGGCCAAGCCGCCGGCGCAGGAGGCCAGTTCAACAGACCGGACCGCTGTGCCGCCGGCGCCGGCAGCGGTCAAGCCGGCGCGCGCGCACAAAGCGCCGCCCCCGCGTCCCACGCTGGCGAGTGCTCCGATGCAGCATCCGGAAGCGCCCGCGGCCGAGGAGTCGGACAGCGATTCCGCATCAGATTCGGCTACAGACGAGACGGACAGCGGCGCGAGCGAAGGCGAGGCCACCGCCGCTCCGGCGCGGCGCGCGGCGCCTCATGGCAAGGGCTACAACATCGTGATCGACGCCGCGATGGATCATGCGGCTGCGAACAAGATGGCGTCGCGGCTGCTCGCGCTCGGCTATATCGCGCACATCTCGACCACGCAGATTAACGGTCAAACCTGGTACCGCGTGCAGGTCGGGCCATATCCGACAGCTGACGACGCGCGCGCGGCTCAGGGGCAATTGCGCGCTGCCTACACCTCCCGCTACGTCAACCGCGCTGGCGCCTCCAGCGCGGCGTCATCGCGCGGAACGGCGGCGAGCAATAACGCGTCGAGCACCGATTCCGAGGATACGGATACGAACGATTCGGGCTCGGATGACAACAGCGGCGATAGCGATTCCGCGCAGTCGGCGCCGACAGATTGA